A genome region from Acidobacteriota bacterium includes the following:
- a CDS encoding YtxH domain-containing protein produces MGEGTGRGSKLAYFLVGGGIGAIVALLFAPRTGRETRDIISQRTADSRERVASATRVTSEKVTDYLDKGLDKGREAVSTQKDQISAAIAAGKQAYQEEKGKSEAES; encoded by the coding sequence ATGGGAGAAGGCACAGGCCGCGGTTCAAAACTGGCTTACTTCCTGGTTGGCGGCGGCATCGGGGCAATCGTAGCTCTGCTGTTTGCGCCCCGCACCGGCCGGGAAACCCGGGATATCATCTCTCAGCGGACGGCCGACAGCCGGGAACGGGTCGCCTCGGCAACCCGCGTCACTTCCGAGAAGGTGACCGATTATCTGGACAAGGGCCTTGATAAAGGCAGGGAAGCCGTCAGCACCCAAAAAGACCAGATTTCCGCAGCCATCGCGGCCGGCAAGCAGGCCTATCAGGAAGAAAAGGGCAAGTCTGAGGCGGAGTCCTAG